One genomic window of Myxocyprinus asiaticus isolate MX2 ecotype Aquarium Trade chromosome 5, UBuf_Myxa_2, whole genome shotgun sequence includes the following:
- the LOC127440880 gene encoding zinc finger protein 239-like, with protein MSDPKPCRMINEDNEEQRDLMEVKKESQELSDVDQKHHQYHKCNNFITNEESFSCSQTEKNSSQKRTRRTRAKNYLTCPQCGKICALKDDLQRHLRIHTGEKPFRCPQCGKSFTQKGNLKRHLRIHTGEKPFTCHQCEKSFTHVTTLKNHLFCHSGLKPYNCDQCSKEFTLVSELKIHLNIHANVKPYLCFCGKSFSRLNSFNVHQLIHTGVKAHVCSECGKAFNRASDLRRHQRVHTGEKPYKCSLCGKSFIMLGNMRTHERVHTGEKPYHCTSCGKSFTQSCNLQTHLKKHCPKLLY; from the exons ATGAGTGATCCAAAGCCATGCAGAATGATAAATGAAGATaatgaggaacaaagag ATCTGATGGAAGTGAAaaaggaaagtcaagaactgagtGACGTGGATCAGAAACACCATCAGTatcataaatgtaataatttcataACTAATGAAGAATCTTTtagttgctcacagactgaaaaGAATTCCTCACAAAAAAGAACTCGAAGAACAAGAGCCAAAAATTATTtaacatgccctcagtgtggaaagatttGCGCACTAAAAGACGATCTACAGAGGCacctgagaattcacactggagagaagccgttcagatgccctcagtgtggaaagagtttcacacaaaaaggaaacctTAAGAGGCATCTAAGAATTCATACAGGAGAAAAGCCTTTCACTTGCCAtcagtgtgaaaagagtttcacacatGTAACAACTCTCAAAAATCATCTTTTTTGTCACTCTGGATTAAAGCCATATAACTGTGATCAGTGCAGCAAAGAATTTACATTGGTATCAGAGCTAAAGATACACCTGAACATTCACGCAAATGTAAAACCTTACCTGTGCTTTTGCGGAAAGAGTTTTTCACGGCTGAACAGTTTTAATGTGCACCAGTTAATTCACACAGGTGTTAAAGCTCACGTATGCTCAGAGTGTGGTAAAGCTTTTAACAGAGCTAGCGACTTGAGACGGCACCAAAGagtccatactggagaaaaaccttacaagtgttcactttgtggaaagagtttcattatGTTAGGAAACATGAGAACCCATGaaagagtgcatactggagagaagccataccactgcacttcatgtgggaaaaGTTTCACCCAATCATGTAATCTACAGACTCATCTAAAGAAGCATTGTCCAAAGTTGTTATACTAA